The window TCCCATCACCCTGATAATCCATAACTCCATCCTCGCTTCCAAGCTCCGGAGTCTCCAACTCTCCCAGGGCGATTCACTTCGGCCGCCGGCTCTACTACGAGAACGGTTTCGTCTCGCTCTCTGATCAGGGTTGCCTCGCCGAACTCCTCGTCGGGTAGCAGCCTGGTGGCTTCGGCTAACTCGACCAGCCCGGCCACTGGTCCGGGCAAAAGAACCCGAGCGAGCAGGATAGCTGTAACCATCACAAGAGCTGAGGTCACGGCGACTCCGGCCCAGCCCGGTCGAAGACCCAGACGGCTCCTCGCTCTAAGGTCCGAATCTGGTCTCGGGGGGTTGTCGGCGGACGCCAGCCCATCCGGCATCGAACGGTCTGTGTCAGCTGCTCCCTGCTCGGCGATGTGAGCTTCCAGACGGGCGCGGGCAGCCTGCTCCTCGCCTTTGGTGGGCTTACCGTCGAAGAGCAAGCTCAGCAGACGCTCTATCTCATTCATCGCGTACTGTCTCTCTCGTGGGGACCGCTTTGCCGTTCGGGCTCAAACAGTTCTCGCAGCGCGGCCCGTGTCCGATGCAGCCGGGACTTCACCGTTCCGAGCGGAATGCCAAGCGCCAAGGCGATCTCGCCCTGAGTGAGATCCCCCAACGCGTAGAACAGGAGGACCTGACGGTCCGATTCCCGCAGTCGCTCCAAGAAAGCGTAGAGGCCCACCTTTCGAGCTTCCTCCATAGCGTCGAGCCTCACCGCTACATCTGCTGCGAAGTCCTCCGGCCCGGTGGACGCCGGACCCAGTCCGAGGGATCGTGACTCCAGGTAACGTCGTCGTGCTTCCATCCTTGCCAGATTGGCGGCGATCCCGAACAGCCAAGGACGCGCCGACAGATGGGACGGGTCGAAACGGTCCCGTTGGTTGAAGGCTCGGAGAAAGGTCTCCGACGACAACTCGCCACCGACCTCAGGGCCGAGACGCCGGACCAGATACCGATGGATCGACCCGTAGTGACGATCGAAGATCACGGCAAACATCGGCGAGTCAACCAGCGAGCGTCGAATCAGGTCGGCGTCGGTCTCGTCGACGGGGTTATCCCGACTCACTCCACCCAGGTTAAGGCAGATACTGCACCGACTCGGTCCTGTTGTTGAAAGAGGTCAAGTTCACCGTTGAGCCAGATCCTGTGGTCGTCCAAGAGGCGCCACCCTTGTTGGGCAGGTCATAGTGACGCAGCCTGGGACACCCGTGATACGACGAGGAAGTCTTGTTCGAAAAGTTCGATGGAGTGTTCCACCAACCACCCGAACACGAGCCACCCACGACAGTCAGCGAGGAGCCAGTTCCGTTATATCCGTCGTAGTGGGTGCCCAACGTGAAGCTCGCCGCAAGGGCTCCCTTATCGAGCCCAGGGTCAGGGATTCTCCGCTGACTCGAATCAGTGAGCTCAAGGGCTCGGGCATCTCTGTCGTCGGGATCCCCATAACACACCCAGGGGGTCAGGACCAGCTCACCATCCTCCTCCTCACCTGCCACCACCGCCACACAGTGGTAGTCCTCACCCGGCTCCGGCTCGAGTTCACCTCGTGCTGACAGAGGACTCACCAATGTCACAGCCACCACGAGCAGACACCAAACACCCCTGCGCATCCGATACCTCTTCTCTTCGTTGATTCAACGCGCTTATTGTTTGCCGTAAGCGGGGAATCGGTTCCCTCGGGAGGGTCTACAGTCGAAGAGGCCTGAATATCGTCAACTCCGGTGTTCGTGCCGCATGCAGTTTCCGGGAATCCGGACCGGCCGGGACTTGTTTCGTCGACCTCTCGTAGACGAATCGCCTGGAACCAATCAGGAGCTGTGGGCAAAGTAACGGTCAAGACGATCGCGACGCCCAACATCGACTCACGCGATAGCAACAATGAAGCAGAGTCAGTCACCAGGTCTACGACAATGCCTATCATCGACAGATAGCCTCGGCGGGCATCTCGCCCACGTGTCGCGATTAGGTGGACTGGGGGCGGCGTGATCATCATCGGAGTCCTTCTGGCGGTGTTGGTGGCTCTGTTCGTCTTTGGTTTTGTGGGTGGCCTTGCAGGCGCGATCGTCGGTGGTGGCCGTGAAGAGAGGAGCCTTCTCGTCAACGTCGGCATCGGCCTAGTCGGGTCGCTCCTTGGTGGGACTCTCTGGAACGTCATTCAGGACCGCGGCCTGGAATTCACCTGGGGTGGGTTCATTGCCTCGTTGTCGGGCTCTGTCCTATTGCTCCTCATCGTGCGGATGATCCGCAACAGACGCACCCCATGGGGTTCCTAACGGTGGCGCAGAGGAACCAACGGTCTTCTTCACCTTGAGGATGTGAACATCTCTCTGAGGGCGTGACCCACCCATCGGCGCCGGGCTGTCAAGTCGAGACCGCGCGGCGTGCCATCGCGGCTCGCCCGCAATCCCGGGCGTCGTGGTGTGCCGCTGTGTAAGTCCCGGCTTGGCGGCCCGGGGTCTGGCCCCTCCAGAAAAGGGATAGCAGCAGCCCTCGTTTGACGTCGGCATCCGACTCCGCTGTGTGCTAACACGCGAACTCGATCCCTCGGCGCGGCCGGACTCGAGTCACGTCCTCAGATAGTTGGATACCGCGAGAGGCATCCGGCCCACCATGGAACCGTTTCTGTCCGACCGGCAAAGCGATGACCAGTAGAGGCAGCCCAAGGAGAGGAGCTGACACCGTCGCAATGGAAACAGGGCCAGGAGGGCCCATGCAAGACCTCGGGAGGTTGGAGGATTCCATGTCAATAAAGAAGAGAATGCGACTATTGGTAGTCGCAGTGTTGAGCGTATTCGTGCTGACCGGGGCGGGCGTCGCGGAAGCCGCGACCTGGTCCCTCCAATACGACTTGTATCGAACCGGTGTGTACCCGTTGCGATGGGCCTATCGTCATCAGGTCTTATGGACCGGTAACGGCTCCACCATCAGCGCCCATTCTGTGACCGACAACAAGCTCTCCTCGGATCCAGGATGGACCTTTACGGATATGGCCGATGATGACACGTTCACATACACATCGGGAGGCGTGCAATACAAGCGCAAGCAGACAAACGCGAGCTTCAAATTCGGAATCTGCCCCGCCTGTCTAGATGACCACCCGTGGGTCGAATCCACCGTGGGCGCTGGAGGTCAGCACTGGATGAACGGCTCCGGATACTAGGCGTGACCTCGCCCGCACCCTCCGCGGGAGAATCATCGACGACACAGCCAGCGCCGATGGCTGGGAGCGTGATCCTCCATCACGTCAGCAAGAAGTTCGGTGCAGTGACAGCTCTCACGGACATCTCGTT of the Acidimicrobiia bacterium genome contains:
- a CDS encoding RNA polymerase sigma factor, whose amino-acid sequence is MSRDNPVDETDADLIRRSLVDSPMFAVIFDRHYGSIHRYLVRRLGPEVGGELSSETFLRAFNQRDRFDPSHLSARPWLFGIAANLARMEARRRYLESRSLGLGPASTGPEDFAADVAVRLDAMEEARKVGLYAFLERLRESDRQVLLFYALGDLTQGEIALALGIPLGTVKSRLHRTRAALRELFEPERQSGPHERDSTR
- a CDS encoding GlsB/YeaQ/YmgE family stress response membrane protein, yielding MIIIGVLLAVLVALFVFGFVGGLAGAIVGGGREERSLLVNVGIGLVGSLLGGTLWNVIQDRGLEFTWGGFIASLSGSVLLLLIVRMIRNRRTPWGS